Proteins from a genomic interval of Trifolium pratense cultivar HEN17-A07 linkage group LG6, ARS_RC_1.1, whole genome shotgun sequence:
- the LOC123889063 gene encoding probable FBD-associated F-box protein At1g32375 → MTSLLLVVYKQWLLGGPTDLHFPEFRHLLHLELILPWFNSYSLLSLLQTCHLLQVLIIQNDKDQSPLPICATQPSVPSCLVSHLASIELKGYRGFPDELLFAEYVLQKGLVLKTMIIVDISVDPNKKFDTLRRLSNVPRASANCQLTFD, encoded by the exons ATGACATCATTACTGCTTGTTGTGTACAAACAGTGGCTACTGGGTGGCCCCACTGATCTACACTTTCCAGAATTTCGCCATTTACTTCATCTAGAGCTCATTCTTCCATGGTTCAACTCGTATTCTCTGCTGAGCCTGCTTCAGACATGCCATCTGCTTCAAGTTCTCATAATTCAAAACGACAAG GATCAGTCACCCTTACCAATATGTGCTACACAACCAAGTGTTCCTAGTTGTCTTGTATCACACCTGGCCTCCATTGAATTAAAAGGATATCGAGGATTTCCAGATGAGTTGTTATTTGCTGAATATGTTTTGCAAAAAGGGCTTGTTTTGAAAACAATGATTATTGTTGATATATCGGTGGACCCAAACAAAAAGTTCGACACTCTTAGAAGATTATCTAATGTGCCAAGGGCCTCTGCAAATTGCCAACTTACATTTGACTAA